The following are encoded in a window of Roseimaritima ulvae genomic DNA:
- a CDS encoding DUF6793 family protein, producing the protein MPLFEIETNAHIIITWAEDEQAAKQVVDEAYPSDELIRMTKRPRDSWVISKGALGLSTPTVDPCGVARDCLSKSSGDKVHAIRLYRQETGSDLETARKVIESNMVMGW; encoded by the coding sequence ATGCCCCTTTTTGAAATTGAAACCAATGCCCACATCATTATTACCTGGGCGGAAGACGAGCAAGCGGCCAAACAGGTCGTGGACGAGGCCTACCCCAGCGACGAATTGATCCGCATGACCAAGCGGCCGCGGGACAGCTGGGTGATCAGCAAAGGAGCCTTAGGTTTAAGTACACCCACGGTCGATCCTTGCGGCGTTGCTCGGGATTGTCTGTCAAAATCTTCCGGCGATAAAGTCCACGCAATCCGCTTGTACCGCCAAGAAACGGGCTCCGACCTGGAAACCGCTCGCAAGGTGATCGAGTCCAACATGGTCATGGGCTGGTAG
- a CDS encoding CBS domain-containing protein translates to MTNTKSSQSSIYARRIKDVMSSDVVTLRVNDTVHSALVLMGENRVSALPVVDKQNRCVGILSTSDLVDMTRDVDDDLYHLDLVDPTSRRFLLDKLAHSMGAEPVQSFMSEAVNTVGADTTLGHAARLMLHNQVHHLPVIDDQEQLIGIISTMDVLAEFADAAPN, encoded by the coding sequence ATGACCAATACGAAATCCAGCCAATCCAGCATCTATGCCCGCCGCATCAAGGACGTTATGAGCTCCGATGTCGTCACGCTCCGCGTCAACGATACGGTCCATTCCGCTCTCGTGCTGATGGGCGAGAACCGTGTTTCGGCGCTTCCGGTGGTGGACAAGCAGAATCGATGCGTGGGCATCCTTTCCACCTCGGACTTGGTCGATATGACGCGGGACGTGGACGACGACCTGTACCACTTGGACTTGGTCGACCCGACCAGCCGACGTTTCCTGCTGGACAAACTGGCTCATAGCATGGGCGCCGAACCGGTGCAGTCGTTTATGAGTGAAGCGGTCAACACGGTGGGCGCTGACACCACTCTAGGACACGCCGCTCGCCTGATGCTGCATAACCAAGTCCACCACCTGCCGGTCATCGACGACCAAGAGCAACTGATCGGCATCATCTCCACGATGGACGTGCTGGCCGAATTCGCCGACGCGGCGCCCAACTAG